The DNA sequence TGGGCATGGCCGGCGCGGAAGAACTGCTCGCGGAAGGCGCCGAGCGCGCTACGCCCGGTGAGGAAGCCGAGCAGCGCCCAGCCACCGTATTCCACACCGACCAGCGACAGCAGCGCGATGATCGGCAGCAGCCGAGTGGGTTCCATGCCTGGACCTCCTATGGCGTGACGGATGTCTGCTTGGCCGGGAGGGTGACCGGCCGCGTCCGCCGCCGGTTGCCAGTCACTACCACCAGCAGGAGCAGGCCACCCAGCGCCCAGGCCACCAGCACAGCGACCGGCCCAAGCGCCGCGCCCGGGTCGAAGTAGTCCACGCGTCCCAGCGCCCTGGTGGCGGCTCCCGGGGGCAGCGCCGGGCTCAGCTGGCGGAAGCCGCCGGGCAGAAAGGACGCTGGGACCACGCCGCCGCTGGTGGCGTTGCCGAGGATCACCAGCAGCAACGTGGCCAGCGCGATGCCTGGGTCACCCAGCAGCGCGGTAAACGACATGGTCACCAGCCCGGTCGCCAGCGCCAGCAACACCAGGATGCCGGCGAGGGCCAGGAACGGCCCGGGCAGCACGCCGAGCAGCGGACCGGCGATCAGCGCGCCGGCCAGCCCGGCCAGCACCCCGAACAGCAGCGCCTGGGCGAGCCTGAGCCCAAGCGACAGGCGCTTGGAGTACAGGTGGCTGGTCTGGCCGAAGATGAACCCGGCCAGGGTGACCCCGAAGATCACGTAGAAGCCGGAGAACCCGCGCGGGTCCTCGGCGCTGAGCGGCACCACGTCGTCGGCCTGCAGCCGGGCGCCCTGGGCGCCGGCGACACCGGTGAAGATGCCGGTCACCACCTGGGTCACCGCCGTCCCCTGGGCACCGGCGACCAGCAGCCGGCCGGTCTGGCCGGGCAGGTAGGCCGCCACGACCTGGCCGTTCTGGACCTGATGGCGTGCCACGGTGACGTCTGCGGCGGGCTGCAGCGCGACCGCGTCCCCGGCCTGTGCCGAGATCGAGCGCTGGAGCTGGGCCACGACGCCGGGGGACGCCACGACACCGACGGGCAGGTTGTGGGGCTGGGGCTTGTGCAGGGCGGTCAGGTAGGTCAGCACGAAGGCGAGCGCGATCAGCAGGCCAATGCCCAGCGGCTGCACGAAGGCGGTCACCGGTCCGGGGCCAGGCGAGGGGTCTGGAGCCGCTGGCGGCTGCGTCTGCATGGCACCTCTTCCCGAGCTGGGTCCACCGCAGTACCCTGCTGAGATAGGGTACGTTACATGTTCGACTAGTCGCAGTGAGAATAACACGTGAGCATGACAGCCCTGCCGACCACAGCGTTCGCTGTCCTGGGCCTGCTGTCGCTGCGCGACATGTCCGGGTACGAGCTGGCCACGTCCGCCGACCAGTCGCTGGCCTACTTCTGGCCGATGCACCGCAGCCTGGTCTACCGGGAGCTGCGGCGGCTGGAGGACGGCGGCTACGTTGCGGGCACCGCGGTGGCCCAAGACCGCGTCCCCGACAAGCGGGTCTACCGGTTGACCGAGCGGGGCCGGGCCGCGCTCGACGGGTGGCTGGCGACGCCCGGCTTCCAGCCGCCGCGGGTGCGCAGCGAGTTCCTGGTCAAGTTCTTCTTCGCCGGCCGGCTCGGCCACGAACCGCTCGGGGCGCTGCTGCGCGAGTACCGGGCCGCGGTCGAGCTGGACCTGGCCGACCTGCAGGCCACGGCGGACCGGCTCAACGACCTCCCCGGGGGGTTCTTCTGGCAGCTGGCGGCGCTGCACGGGGTGCGCACCCGCCAGGCGCTGCTGCAGTGGATCGCCGACGTGGAGCAGGCACTGGCGGCCATGCCCGGCACCGCCGAGGCGCCAGAGGAGGCCGACCGGTGACCGGTGCCGTCGTCTTCATGGGCGTGACACACCTGCGCTACCGCCGGCCCGTACCACGATCAGCTTGCTCCGAGGCGGTGGTCCAGTCCTCGGCGAGGGCGGCGCGAACGCGCTCCTCCTAACTTCTTGAGGTCTGGACAAGCCGACCCGCTCTCCTCGTAGGCGTCCCGGGAAGTGGTGGACTTGCGGCCGGCTCCTTGGTTTGCTGAGCAGCAAGGCGAGGAGCCATCGCGTGAAGCTCACGACGTCGTCTCGGCCTACATCTGGGCTCAGCGTCCGGGCGGCCAGGACTGGGGCGCTGGGCGGCCTTTAGCAGCGCCTCCAGGGTTGGCCAATAGTGGATGCGGAGCCGGCTGCCGTGGCCGTTGGCGAACTCGGCCGCCGTCAGCAGGCCGCCGTCCAGCCGCACCAGGCGGTCGGACCCGCGCGCCTCTCCAGGTTGACCGCTGCTGGGCGCAGGGGCCGAGGCTGGGCGCGGTTGACTCGCTGGTTGGCAGTTGCCATCCTGCCCGCGTCACCGAAATGCAACGTTCAGGCGGGGAGGTCCCTTATGTTGCGTCGCCTGCTGGTCGCGTCCCTGCTGGTGCTGGTGGCGCTGGCGGTGATCCCAGCGGGCGGCGCCGCCGCGGCGTCCGGGGACGGCGCGGACCGGCTCTCGCGGATCCAGCACCTCGTGGTCATCTACCAGGAGAACCACAGCTTCGACAACCTGTACGGGAGCTGGCCGGGCGTCAACGGCCTCGACCACGCCCGCCCGGCCCGCACGGTCCAGGTCAACCAGGCCGGCACCCCGTACGAGTGCCTGCTGCAGAACGACGTCAACCTGACCTCGCCGCCGCTGTCGGTACGGTGCACCGACGCCACCACCGGGACGGCGTTCACCAGCCACTTCACCAACCGGCCGTTCACCATCGACGACTCCATCCCGGCGTCGGCGACCACCTGCCCGCCGCCGGGGGTGTTCGCCGCCAACGGCATCCCCAACGGCACCGGCCTGCCCGGCGGCTGCACCCGCGACCTGGTGCACCGCTTCTACCAGGAGCAGTACCAGCTCAACGGCGGGCGGCAGAACCGGTATGTGACCGGCAGCGACGCGGTCGGCCTGGCGATGGGGGTCTACGACACCCACGCGCTGCCGGTCTACACCTACCTGCACCGGCCCGGCCACCCGCACTACGCGATCGCCGACACCTTCTTCCAGGCGGCCTTCGGCGGCTCCTACCTCAATCATCAGTGGCTGATCGCCGCGCGCAACCCCGTCTGGCCGGGTGCCCTCAACGACGGCTCAGCCGACGACCTGCACTCGGTGGCCGACGCCAACGGGATGCCGACCAGCTACCCGCTGTACGCCTCGCCGGCGGGCACCACCGTGCGCGACGCCGCCCTGACGGCCTCCTGCAACCCGGCGCCGGGCCGCGGGCCGACCCCGCCGGGTGTGCTGTGCGGCGACTACGCGGTCAACACCATCCAGCCCGCCTACCAGCCGTATGCCCCGGGCACGGCCGTCTCGCGTCGGCTCCCGCCGCAGACCGCCCCCACGATCGGTGACCGCCTGAGCGGCGCTGGTGTCGACTGGGCCTGGTACTCGGGTGGCTGGTCCAACGCCAACGGCGACGTCGGCGGCCCCGGCTGGAGCAACGGCACCGGCCCGGCCTGCGCCGACCCCAACGCCGTTGCCACCGCGGTGTTCCCCAACTGCCCCGACAAGCTG is a window from the Actinomycetes bacterium genome containing:
- a CDS encoding alkaline phosphatase family protein produces the protein MLRRLLVASLLVLVALAVIPAGGAAAASGDGADRLSRIQHLVVIYQENHSFDNLYGSWPGVNGLDHARPARTVQVNQAGTPYECLLQNDVNLTSPPLSVRCTDATTGTAFTSHFTNRPFTIDDSIPASATTCPPPGVFAANGIPNGTGLPGGCTRDLVHRFYQEQYQLNGGRQNRYVTGSDAVGLAMGVYDTHALPVYTYLHRPGHPHYAIADTFFQAAFGGSYLNHQWLIAARNPVWPGALNDGSADDLHSVADANGMPTSYPLYASPAGTTVRDAALTASCNPAPGRGPTPPGVLCGDYAVNTIQPAYQPYAPGTAVSRRLPPQTAPTIGDRLSGAGVDWAWYSGGWSNANGDVGGPGWSNGTGPACADPNAVATAVFPNCPDKLFQFHHQAFNYYQTYATGTAARAAHLRDEQEFRQLARSSTDTACNLKPVSFVKPIGAHNEHPGYTSESAGSSHLVDLLKEIQGSRCANDTMVVVTYDEFGGQWDHVPPPGQGGAPGPHDVFGPGTRLPALVISPFLRGDVVVDHTQHDTTSILATIEHRFGLAPLSARDAAVHDLSSVFHASKPVPRR
- a CDS encoding ABC transporter permease; this encodes MQTQPPAAPDPSPGPGPVTAFVQPLGIGLLIALAFVLTYLTALHKPQPHNLPVGVVASPGVVAQLQRSISAQAGDAVALQPAADVTVARHQVQNGQVVAAYLPGQTGRLLVAGAQGTAVTQVVTGIFTGVAGAQGARLQADDVVPLSAEDPRGFSGFYVIFGVTLAGFIFGQTSHLYSKRLSLGLRLAQALLFGVLAGLAGALIAGPLLGVLPGPFLALAGILVLLALATGLVTMSFTALLGDPGIALATLLLVILGNATSGGVVPASFLPGGFRQLSPALPPGAATRALGRVDYFDPGAALGPVAVLVAWALGGLLLLVVVTGNRRRTRPVTLPAKQTSVTP
- a CDS encoding PadR family transcriptional regulator, with protein sequence MTALPTTAFAVLGLLSLRDMSGYELATSADQSLAYFWPMHRSLVYRELRRLEDGGYVAGTAVAQDRVPDKRVYRLTERGRAALDGWLATPGFQPPRVRSEFLVKFFFAGRLGHEPLGALLREYRAAVELDLADLQATADRLNDLPGGFFWQLAALHGVRTRQALLQWIADVEQALAAMPGTAEAPEEADR